TGGCCTGACTCGTCGACATGACCTGCGAAGCCCAATGCGCCAACTCCTTCGCACGCTGCGACAATTCTTGTACCTCCCGTTCAATGTCGCCCATGCGCCGCGTGGTTCCAGCCATTTCGTCCTTGCCCGATTGCGCCTTGGAAAGCATTACCTGTGACAACTTACTTGTATCCAAGGACATCTCTTGAATCTGACGAACGGTTGCGAGCGTTTGTGCCATGGCTGCCTGCGTCTTTTGCGTCAGTTGGTGCTGTGTCTCGACAGCCCCTGCCATATCCATCACCACGGAGGCGTTTTGCTTCGACGCCAAACTCGTCTCACTGGCGCCCGTTCGCAACGACGATGAAGAGTCCGCCAAATCGTTGGAAACCTGTTTGAGTTGCACGAGAATGTCGCGGATGCTCCGCTTTGCGTCTTGTAGCGCCCGAACGACCAGCACTAAATCCGTTCGCCCAGCAACCTGCACGGCATGGTCTCCCAAATCGCCTCGTTGAAGTTGCATTACTTCGTGATACAAGATGCGAATTGGCCGAAATAATACTCGAAAGCGCCATTGTACTAAGAGCGCAAGCACAACAATCAGCAGAATGACGCCAATGAGGCTCGCCTCTAACCAAGTGGCATGCATTCGCGCAGCCATCCGCCACAAAATCAGATCCGCCAAAATCGCCCCCGCCGACGCCCCTAGCCAGTAACATGTGACTTCTCCCCGCAACTGACGCAAAAATGGCACATGCATTTCACGCCCACCGGGTGCCGCAGTCGGCGGTTTACCGGGGCCCTCTGGTTTACGCCCGCCTGCCGGTGGTGCGGCCTTTGACTGCAATGATTTCAATGTCGTCTCCATCGTCGTTCATCCTCTCAGCACAAACACTAAACGATGATTTCATAGCGAATAAATTCCAATCTCAGACTAGCAAGATTCACCAATATTCGACAGATGCAGATGGACTAGTAGAAATAGACTACAAAGGACTTGCGGCAGCAACACATGCGCTGTAGAATAACTCTCAACAAGAAAACAGAACATATGTTCGTATAAAATCCTCTAGTTTACGAAATCAGGTGAGGTCATGCGCAAGCCGCCCGTATTTGAGTCGATTGCACCAAAACAAGTGATGAATAAAGTCACGGCACCAGAGATGCCCTTCCAGTGGTCCATCAATCCCTATCGCGGATGCACGCACGGTTGCAGTTTCTGTTACGCGCGCGTCACGCACACGTACATGGGTCTCGCCGCAGACGATACATTTCGTCACCATGTCTTCGTCAAGGAAAATGCTGCTGATGTGTTAAACGCGCAACTTCGTCGCAAACTCAAACATCACCAAGGAGATTACGCAAGGCTCCAAAGAGACATTGGTCTCGTCAACATCGGTACCGCAACAGATCCCTATCAGCCCATCGAGGCACGTCAGCGAGAGACGCGTAAGTGCCTTGAGGTACTTGCGCACTACGGTATTCAAACATCCATCACGACGCGCTCTCCCCTTATCCGTCGCGATATCGACGTCTTGAAACACATGAACATCCAGTCCATCCATATCAGTGTCAATACATTAGACAAATCGGTTTGGCGAAACCTCGAACCGGCAACGCCAGCGCCGCAGAAACGGCTCGAAACCATCCAAACATTGGCGGATGCAGGTCTCCCTGTCGGTATCCTGCTTGCCCCTATCATCCCGCACCTGACGGATTCACGCGAACAATTACATGACGTCATTCATCTCGCGATTCAGCACGGTGCGCATTTTATCATCCCGTCGGTTCTTCGCCTGAGCGGGGAGGTAAAGACGTGGTTCTTGCAGACCATTCAACGACACTACCCCGAACTTGTCGGGAAATACCAGCGTCTATATAAAGGCGCCTATGCCCCACAGTCATATGTGCGGCCCCTCATGGACTCCGTGCACACCATGCTAGACGAACTGCAGATGACGACAGACATTCCAGCACGTCCTCTCTCCCGTTACAATACAGGGCAAGAAGACACTCGTTCGTCCGAGAGTGATGCGTTTACCGGTATTTCGTGTGTAAATAGAGAAGGAATGAACTCGCAGAGCGTACAGTTAACGCTCCCCATCTAACGATTGACGGCACTCCTGTGTTGGATATCAAGCCGTATATGGAGGAATTCGGACCAATCGGAGATGTACATCAACCGTATTGGTCAAGGGAGATGATGTCAAAGTACTATCTCTGACTGCAAAAAGCTCCTCATCATTGAAAAGCAGTCATTCAATTTTGAACGCGTGCCAGTCCGAGGGCCAAGTACTTCCAAAGGATATTTTCAACGCTGTCGGCTTGGTCTTCCCGACACTCAACAATGAGCGTTTTGCAGAATTAACGTTCACAACGCATTTGACACTATATATAGTGTTCCATTGATAGTTCGTACACTATATATGTGCGAGAAACGGTGAAAAATCGAATTCTGCAAAACGCTCAACAATTAATATCACTTGAGGATTCTTGCCCTTCAGGAGACGTTTGTGCTTTTTTAGCACCTTATTGATAAACAAATCAATGAAAAATCCAATCAAAAATCCACTTCCCGCGCTAATGAGCCCCCAGTAAATCGGTCCCCATTTGAGTGAAAACCCAATACTGGCTCCGACAACAGCAAACGCTGTCGCAAGAGCCGCACCTGTGCTAAACAAAGTAACGCCATCGGAATTATGCAGGTTGTCGAGTAGTCTTCTGTCTACCTTCCGATTGGTTAATGGCACGGCAAAAATGTGCTGCTTTTGAATGCCTGCAAGTTCCAGCGCACTAATCGCCAATTCCAGTTTTACTGAATGCTCGAAAGTGGACATAATTTGCATCATTCCGCTATCACTTTTCCCTTTTTAATGGTAAAACTGCGGCTCTGGTAGTTTTTCCGAAGAAAAGTTCTTTGCTCGTATTCGAACAGCTTGTTGTTTTCCACTGTATTGATGTAGGAGTCATACGCGGCAAATCCCCATACGGAAGGCATGAACAACAGCCACTCCGGATTGAGTACATTTGTTGACTTCTGTATGTCACCCGAAAATAAAAATTGCACAGCTTCGAGCAACCGCGATTGATACAAAAAGACAATCCCCCACGCCAGCGCGAAAGACGCCATTAACACTCGATGAATGTGTAGCTGCCCGAGGCCCGGCATAAATAATGACCCCGGATTTCGACGATTAGGTGATTAAGGTCACTGATCGGAACCTGTTTTCGAGTATTTGGTGGATTTGTTAGCGGACACGGCGAAATCATGGTACGGAACTAGAGCAATGGACACACTTCCCCCCTCCCCAAGCCAGGCTATGAACTCCACTTTTTCAATTGGAAGAAAATCTACGTGGCGGCATGAAGCATGAGCAACGACCGATGCTTGGCATACACGGGAAGACGAATGCTCCACTGGCGTGCATGACGCACTAGAATCCCAGGTAGATGGAATAGTCTTCGTCTGAGCCGTCCGGCGGTCCACTGTCGCACCCTTGGTTGAAGCGCGACGTGCTTGTACAGCAGGAGTAGATTATACGCAAGTAGCTTTAGACCTTGTAGCGCTTTGTTGGCATCGAAATTTTGGCTGGAGAATTGGTCGATGGCGAATCCATATTTGGCTTCCTTGATGTGATTCTCAGCGTTACCACGAAAGTTATAGAAGTGCCATACATCCTCGCCGCGCCAGTCAAGCGTTGTGGCAATCGCCTCGTATTCCCAGAGCCACTCCGCACACAGGCACTCCTGTGGGTCAATGTCCAAGCGACGCACAATCACGACCCGCCGAGGCCTGTCCCAGGATGTTGCCTGATACATGATGGAAGTAACGTCACAATGTTTCCGGTCACTCTCTGTGATGCAGTGCCAGAGGAGATTTGGCGCTTGCGCCAACTGTGCGAGTCGCTTGGTCCACTTCAGTTTGATGACGTAATCCCGCTTGTCTTGCTCCAATATCTGAAACACTTTTTCTCCGGTAAACCCTTTATCCATGCGGACGGCACGAATGTTGACGCCATCCGGCAACTGGTCTTTCATCGCCTTGTAGAAATTCGCAAATCTATCTGATGTATGGGCGTCACCAGAGCGCAACTCATCATAGAGACAACAACCAGTGAGTGAATCAAACGCCAGCAAGGGATGGAAACTCGCTCGTCCGTGATGGTGTGGATTATATCCAACAGCGGACTGTTGCTGCGCGCCATAAACAGTCTCTACAGAGGAGTCGATATCGACCACGATGCTTTGTCCTTTGGGGAGAAGTGACTTTAGGATTTGTCTATGCGCCGAACGTATCGCCTTGATGCCAGCGTCGGAGCCAAGCCGCTTGAGGTCCTTATATAACAGAGTCGTATCAGGCAGTTTTGGCACGTCCAACTTCAGCTTCAACAGGGGATCTTGTTCGATGTCCTCAAAGTGGAAAATCCGTTCCTGACCCAGCAAGGAACCGAAAATGACGGTCAGAGCAATATCGTCCATGTGGAACTGGGTGTTTCTGCCCTTGCGTAATCCATGTACCCAAAACTCCCTGTCAATACCCGTTCCCAAAACGAAATCTATGAGACCAGCTGCACCGCCAAAGGAGGTGGCGGCATTCAAATCGTAGCGAGTATGAATTGTAGAGCTTTTACGAGCAAACTGACTTCGTGTATGATTATATTGTTTCACCCAAAAGGTGCTCCTTCCTAGCGAAGATGTGGTTCTTGACAAACTCATCTTAGCCATACGGGGAGCACCTTTTCAATTATTCACACCAGTTCATGAGGACACAATCGTCGAAATCCGGGATGACCACAAAACCGACATGATGGGATTTCTCTTGTCCAAATAATTAATTTCAGCACTCCCAACCGTATATGAGTTAAATGGCGCATCCTCCCGTTCAGCAAGCAAGTACACATTATTCATATCTACACACGTTCGATAGCTGTCCCAGATACCAAATAGGAAGACAGGGATATACATCAACATCCATCTGGGGTTTAGATCTGTCTTTGCAAGTTCAAACTTTCCCTCGAACGAGTGCACCATCGCGGTGTTGATGTCCGCCTGCACGTTGACAACCACTTCCCAAATAAACAAAATATAGCCTCGCAAATATTTACTCAAAAGCAGATGACCAAACCCGGGAAACGCCGCAGACCACCAAGCAATCATATAAGGATTGCGCAATGCAGTTGCGTCGTGCCAAGCACACTGACATGCGCTTTGTAACGTCTGTACTGATTGGATATATTCCGAAAATTCTCCGCGGACAAAACAACCTTTTTAGGATACGTTTTCAAGGCCTCATACAGGTATTGTGTCATTCTCGCAAATCGATATTCACCGTGTGCATGGATAAACCGCTTATTGCGCACACATGGCTTCCGTCACAGCGGTATTGTTTTCAGGGAGCGCACTATTTCCCTACTGAAGTAATCCCGAGGCGGTTAAAAAATTCTTTGCCACTGTTGCCGGACTCATGCCCTCCACATCCACCTCGTAGTTCATTTTTCGCATTTCACAGTCCGTGATTTTTCCAGAAAGTTTATCTAAAACCGGTACAATCTGTGGATATTCTTGAACTGTATCTTGTCGTAGTAAGGGTGCCCCTTGATACGGTGGGAAGAAGTGCTCATTATCCTGCAAGACAACCAAGTGATATTTTTGCAAAGCGCTGTCGGTTGAATAAGCGTCCACAAGATTGACCTCGCCCTTCTCCAGCGCCGCATAGCGAACGCCCGGATCCAACGAAACAATGAAGAAATGAAAACCGTATTTCTTAGCGAGACCAAGGTAGCCATCCTGAATGGTGGAAAATTCGGGATCAAATCCTGCTTTCACATACTGTTGAACACGTGCCAGGTCAGAAATCGTTTTGAGGTGGTATTTGTCAGCAAAACTTTGTGTCACCGCGAGTGCGTAAGTATCGTTAAACTGCGTTGGTTCTAACAAATCCATATTGAATTTTTCGCCATACCCACTTTAGCCTGCTGATAAACCGACGCCGAATTTGTACTTTTCGGGGTTTCTTTTAGCAGTTCAGTAATGGCGGTTCCTGTAAATTCCGGATAGAGATCAATATCCTTCGATTCAAGTGCGTTAAACACAAAAGTTGTATCCCCAAGACCAGGCTTTAGTTGAACATGTAAATTCGTGTCGTGCTCAATGAGCAGTGCGTACATGTTGTCGAGAATTTCTGGTTCGGCGCCAAGTTTCCCGGAAATCACAATCGTCTTCTTCGCGCCCGGATTGATCAACCGTGCGCCAAACATGGATCCCACGATGAGAAGAATGATGAGCACAAAGACACTCGCGACAATGGTCGTTCGTTTGAACGAGATTCGTTCAAGCTGCCGCAGCAGAACGTCGAAGACAATCGCGAGCAGCGCCGTGGGAATGGCGCCGATAATGATCAGTGGGTAATCGTTGCGGTCGATGCCAAGTAAGATGACGGATCCGAGTCCGCCAGCCCCAATCAATGCCGCAATGGTTGCGGTTCCGATAATTAAAATGGTCGCTGTTCGAATACCCGCCAGAATCACAGGCGTTGCCAACGGGAGTTCGACTTTGAGCAGTCGTTTTCGCGTGTTCATCCCCATGGCGCGTGCGGCTTCAATTAAAGAAGGGTCAACTTCCTTGATGCCCGTGTATGTATTGCGTAAGAGGGGGAGCAAAGCATATGCCACAAGGGCGATGACGGCCGGTACCGTCCCGATTCCGAAGACAGGAATTAAAATACCCAATAAAGCCAGAGAAGGAATGGTTTGCACAACCCCAGCAAAGCCGATGATGACCTCGGCAATCTTCTGCCGTCGCGTCAAATAAATGCCGAGGGGTATCGCAATGACCAATGAGAAGAAGAGGGCAATCAGAGAAATTTCAATATGCTGTAACAAGGCGCTTAAAAGCTGAGACTTCGTCTGTGAAAACGCGCGAACCAAATTATTCATTCCGCTGCCCTCCGACCCTCAAATATTGCGACATGTACGAAAGTACATGCTGACGATTGATGATCCCGATTGGATGCCCATCTTCCTCGACACAGAGTTGTTCAAATCGGGATAGGTGTTCCAACACCTCATCGAAAGGCGTATCGAGTGGAATCATCTTTGTTTCAGCGGCAGCGGTTTGCACCGGATGCACAAGTTCCTTTAAATTGACGGTGAATTTATAGCCGCCGACAAACTCCCGCACAAAATCGTTCGCCGGATCCGTCAAGAACTCATGAGGGGTTCCAACCTGAACCAGTTCTCCCCCTTTCATCAGACCAATCCGATCCCCAAGTTTCATCGCCTCTTGCATATCATGCGTGACAAATACAATCGTCTTCTTGAGTTTCTGTTGGATTTCCAAAAGGTCATCCTGTAATTTTTCTCTACTGAACGGATCGAGCGCACTAAAGGGTTCGTCCATGAGGAGGATTTCCGGATCAGCCGCAAGCGCCCGTATGACCCCCACGCGTTGCTGTTGACCGCCGGACAACTCTCGCGGCTTACGGTTTCTATAAACGCTCGGCTCCAGTCCCACCATCGTCAGTAACTCATCCACCCGCGCAGCGATTCTTCGCTTATCCCAGTGCCTGAGTTCCGGTACGACAGCGATATTTTCGGCAATCGTCATATGGGGAAAAAGCGCAATTTGCTGAAGGACGTAGCCAATATTCCAACGAAGTTCATCGATATCGTAGTCGCTGATTTTCTTGTCGTTCACCCAGACGGTCCCCTCAGACAAGTCAATCAAGCGATTAATCATTTTCAATGTGGTCGTCTTTCCGCAACCGCTCGGGCCAATCAGCACAAAAAATTCTCCGTCGTGAATTTGCAAGTTTAGCGACTGCACGGCAAACCTGCCGCCTGCGTACTGTTTGGACACATGATCAAATCGGATCACGCTATCGCTCCTTTGACTCGTGAGACACACATTACGTTTTATATAAAACTTTCATCCCGAACATTCATACCTGTATTTTTCCGTCACATTCATTCCTGTCCCCTCGTCTATTAAATCAGAATTATATTTTGACAACGAGGTGACAGTAGATGAAACAAAGACGGTTCCTTGGCGCGGCAGCAGTTGTGACAACGACAGCGGCAGTCATCACAACCTTTGCCACAGGGAATGCATCCGTGTATGCGGCGAAGCAAAATCAGCCCATCGTGCGCGCAAGCATTATCGTAAACGACACGACAGTTGAACAAAACATTTCCGGTTATGTACAGTCGAACACGGTATGGCTGCCGCTCAGTGACGTCGTTCAGGCGTTGCGTCAGTTGGGTCCAACCATCACGTATGCCAATCATCAATTACTCATTGGTAATCTGGCACACCAAAGCGGAACGTTAGGGACCGCCAAACCGGGGACACTGGATATCGCGTGCGGATCGACCGTCTTTACAAATGTTCCCGTGCAAGAAACAACCCGTTCAAATTCAACATCCACCGCTTACATCCCTGTGTGGTACGTATTGCAAGCGTTGACTTAAGGGCTTCCAGGCTATGACGCGCAGTGGAGTGGGAATCAGTTGACGCTCACGGACGACGCCCTGGGTGCGCCCAGCGTGCGTGAAATTGAATCCGTCATGCAACGTACGGTGGAGACAAACGATGCAACCGAACATTTTCAACTTACCGGCACCCCGGTGAGCATCACAAGTTCAAACGGAGATACATTTACAGCGGCCCTAGGCACACGCTCTCCGACAGCCGATGGATACGGGCAGATTGTGTTTTTCTTCCACAATCATCGCTTCGTCGGACTCGATTCATCCTCAGAAAAGGTAGCCGTTCAATCCATCAAACCTGCGCAAAGCGGAATGCAATTCGATGTGACTTATGCAAACTATGCGCCATCCGATCCGATGTATGCCCCCTCCCTCGCACCTGTCACCGTTTCGTACGCGTGGAACGGATCTTCCGTGACCATGGAAGGAAATACGTCAATCCCAAGCGGCGCATTGAACGGCTTCAGCGTGCAAACGACGCAATCTCCGGTCAACACTTCAGCACCGGCAGATGCTGTGCAAGCCATTCAGTCTGGGCTGCCGAAACTTGCGAAACTAGTCAATCTCCCTGGAGAATCCACCCCGTATCTATCTGTTGATCTCAACGCAGACGGCCAACCTGAACTCGCCTCGGCGTATCAAACCACGGATGGAAACATCGGCCTCATCGTCGTTGGCCTCGTCAATGGCACATGGAAAACACTGTGGCAAAAGACAACCGATGGCACCCAGTTGCGCGAATTCAACTCAGGCGCCATGACGGGCGATGGTACTGAGGAAATTGCATTTCAAACGTATATCGGAGACGGAGCGAACAACGTTATCGTTCTCAAGTGGACGAAGGGTCAGGTGACCCCTGTGCTCAATGTGTCGGGCTCAGCAGATATCGGCGATTTCAACGGCAACGGACAAATGGAGGTTGCCAATTGGGTCCACGACACGGGTCCATTAGAAAATATCCAACTATACGCATGGAACCAGACGGACAATCGGTTCATGGCGGTGCCAAACTCGCTATATCCCGCTTACTTCGCAGGGGCAGTATACCAGTACGACAAAGCAATCTCCACTGCAAATGCCACACTTGTACCCAAAATGGTGGACTATGCGTGGGCTGAAACCTATCTGAACATGGGGGATTACAGCAAGGCCCTCGCGAAAGCACAAGCCGGTTTACGCCAACCCAAAACGGATTACCCAAGCGATAGCGCCTTACAATCCATCGCAAACCAAGCACAAAAGAATGAGGCAGCAACGAAAACATGGAGTAACCTACCAGCATCCATCAAGCAATCCATCAATCAAATCATTCAACACTACGCGAATTTCTATCATCCGGTGCCTGAGTCCACTCCGCTTGTAACGAAGCAGTCGAACGGATTATGGTCGGTTCACGTCAGTGGATTATTCGACTCGACGCACAACGGGCAATATTTGACGGCAACCTCGCTCACGTTTCAAGTGAACGCTTCCGGACTTGTCACAGGCTCATTAACAGCGACTGATCCATTTGCAACAGTGATATGGACAGCCTAAATGAAGGTGAGACGTCGCAAGTGACGTCTGAGAAATGGCGTTGGTAAGTGTTACTCATCACCTACTGAAAGTGGCAGCGTCCCTCGCATAGACGAGGAACGTTGCCACTTCATCACATATTTCTTGGTTCAACTTTCTTGGTTCAACGCAGTGAACTACAAAACAGCGTAGTCTTCATCCCGTTTGTCCGTAATCAACATGTGCCCTGGCGCGTGTGTGATCATCAGGTCCGGCTTTACCTGCATCGCGATAGCTTGCGGCGTGACACCGCACGCCCAAAAGACAGGCACTTCATTCGGACGAATAGAAACGGAATCGCCAAAATCAGGTTTTGT
Above is a genomic segment from Alicyclobacillus acidoterrestris containing:
- a CDS encoding methyl-accepting chemotaxis protein — translated: METTLKSLQSKAAPPAGGRKPEGPGKPPTAAPGGREMHVPFLRQLRGEVTCYWLGASAGAILADLILWRMAARMHATWLEASLIGVILLIVVLALLVQWRFRVLFRPIRILYHEVMQLQRGDLGDHAVQVAGRTDLVLVVRALQDAKRSIRDILVQLKQVSNDLADSSSSLRTGASETSLASKQNASVVMDMAGAVETQHQLTQKTQAAMAQTLATVRQIQEMSLDTSKLSQVMLSKAQSGKDEMAGTTRRMGDIEREVQELSQRAKELAHWASQVMSTSQAIRSIAEQTNLLALNAAIEAARAGDAGRGFAVVAGQVRKLAEQASDDSERIHGVVVEMEQHAKASVSSIESVAANVSEGARAVTATEQSFLSIVEDIHDLEQRVQNVHAAAEGISEQAGTVDEFMQSLVAISSSQSEAIETVAASSEEQLSMMEEVSRSASTMSQMAGDLQVAAARFQW
- a CDS encoding IS1380 family transposase, whose product is MKQYNHTRSQFARKSSTIHTRYDLNAATSFGGAAGLIDFVLGTGIDREFWVHGLRKGRNTQFHMDDIALTVIFGSLLGQERIFHFEDIEQDPLLKLKLDVPKLPDTTLLYKDLKRLGSDAGIKAIRSAHRQILKSLLPKGQSIVVDIDSSVETVYGAQQQSAVGYNPHHHGRASFHPLLAFDSLTGCCLYDELRSGDAHTSDRFANFYKAMKDQLPDGVNIRAVRMDKGFTGEKVFQILEQDKRDYVIKLKWTKRLAQLAQAPNLLWHCITESDRKHCDVTSIMYQATSWDRPRRVVIVRRLDIDPQECLCAEWLWEYEAIATTLDWRGEDVWHFYNFRGNAENHIKEAKYGFAIDQFSSQNFDANKALQGLKLLAYNLLLLYKHVALQPRVRQWTAGRLRRRLFHLPGILVRHARQWSIRLPVYAKHRSLLMLHAAT
- the opuFA gene encoding osmoprotectant update ABC transporter ATP-binding subunit OpuFA, translated to MIRFDHVSKQYAGGRFAVQSLNLQIHDGEFFVLIGPSGCGKTTTLKMINRLIDLSEGTVWVNDKKISDYDIDELRWNIGYVLQQIALFPHMTIAENIAVVPELRHWDKRRIAARVDELLTMVGLEPSVYRNRKPRELSGGQQQRVGVIRALAADPEILLMDEPFSALDPFSREKLQDDLLEIQQKLKKTIVFVTHDMQEAMKLGDRIGLMKGGELVQVGTPHEFLTDPANDFVREFVGGYKFTVNLKELVHPVQTAAAETKMIPLDTPFDEVLEHLSRFEQLCVEEDGHPIGIINRQHVLSYMSQYLRVGGQRNE
- a CDS encoding SPL family radical SAM protein, which encodes MRKPPVFESIAPKQVMNKVTAPEMPFQWSINPYRGCTHGCSFCYARVTHTYMGLAADDTFRHHVFVKENAADVLNAQLRRKLKHHQGDYARLQRDIGLVNIGTATDPYQPIEARQRETRKCLEVLAHYGIQTSITTRSPLIRRDIDVLKHMNIQSIHISVNTLDKSVWRNLEPATPAPQKRLETIQTLADAGLPVGILLAPIIPHLTDSREQLHDVIHLAIQHGAHFIIPSVLRLSGEVKTWFLQTIQRHYPELVGKYQRLYKGAYAPQSYVRPLMDSVHTMLDELQMTTDIPARPLSRYNTGQEDTRSSESDAFTGISCVNREGMNSQSVQLTLPI
- a CDS encoding LppP/LprE family lipoprotein, with the protein product MTLTDDALGAPSVREIESVMQRTVETNDATEHFQLTGTPVSITSSNGDTFTAALGTRSPTADGYGQIVFFFHNHRFVGLDSSSEKVAVQSIKPAQSGMQFDVTYANYAPSDPMYAPSLAPVTVSYAWNGSSVTMEGNTSIPSGALNGFSVQTTQSPVNTSAPADAVQAIQSGLPKLAKLVNLPGESTPYLSVDLNADGQPELASAYQTTDGNIGLIVVGLVNGTWKTLWQKTTDGTQLREFNSGAMTGDGTEEIAFQTYIGDGANNVIVLKWTKGQVTPVLNVSGSADIGDFNGNGQMEVANWVHDTGPLENIQLYAWNQTDNRFMAVPNSLYPAYFAGAVYQYDKAISTANATLVPKMVDYAWAETYLNMGDYSKALAKAQAGLRQPKTDYPSDSALQSIANQAQKNEAATKTWSNLPASIKQSINQIIQHYANFYHPVPESTPLVTKQSNGLWSVHVSGLFDSTHNGQYLTATSLTFQVNASGLVTGSLTATDPFATVIWTA